Below is a window of 'Nostoc azollae' 0708 DNA.
ATTTCTGGTTTGTCACAGATACAGAACTAGTTATTCATGGATCTACCGAACCAGGAGCAAAAGTGACTATTGATGATCATGAAATTGAAATTCAACCTGATGGAACCTTCAATTTCCGTGTTCCCTTCTCCAATAGTTTACTTCAATATCTGATGACAGCAACTGCTGCTAGGGGAGAACAAACTATCACCATCCTCAAGAAGTTTTCCCAGGAAAATCCAGAAGATTAAAGTTAAGGAGTGATTATTTTTACCCCTAATCACTCCCATTAATTTTGGGACTTTAGATTTTATGTTGTACAAGACTTAATTTGGGATCATTCTCATACTCAAATCCAACCACCTAGACTGAGTAATCGGCGCACTACTAGAAATATAATCAACTCCAGTTTCTGCCACACCACGAATAGTTTCCAAACTGACATTCCCCGAAGCTTCAATTTTTACCCGGCTATCCATCTGACGAATCAGCTGTACCGCCTCAGCCATGATATCCACAGTCATATTATCCAGCATAATAATGTCAGCTTGATACTCCAATGCTGAGTGCACCTGTTCCAAACTTTCCGTCTCCACCTCAATGGTCAAAGGATAGGGAATCCGGGAACGAATCTGTGTGATCGCTTCACCAATATCCCCAGCCGCTACAATATGATTGTCCTTAATCATCACTGCATCATCTAAACCGATTCGGTGATTAATCCCACCACCGACAGCAGTAGCGTACTTTTCCAAAATTCTCAGACCTGGTGTCGTTTTGCGTGTATCTACAAACCTTGCTGGTAAATCTGCTATTTTCTCCACATATATATTAGTCAGCGTTGCAATTCCACTCAGCCGCATCACCAAATTTAACGCCACCCTTTCCCCCATCAATAGCGCATCCAGTGAACCATTAATTTTTGCTACCACCTGTCCCGGTTCACACTTTGCACCTTCAGAGGAAACAGCAACAAAGCTGACTTGATCATTCAACAACTGAAATACTCTAGCTGCAATCGGTAAACCAGCAATTATCCCAGGTGCTTTTGCTATCCACTGGGCTTGTCCTATGGTTGCATTTTGGCATAAAAGAGATTGGGTAGTGCGATCACCTCTACCGATATCTTCCACCAACCAAGTTTGTAACAACTGATCCAGCACTAAAAACGGTGGTAGTACAGCCACTGAACCTTTCATCTGATTTCTTACCTCTAGAATTGAGTTCAAATTCTTCTATTTCTACTCAAGCCTATCAACTATTGATTCATGTCCTGCGATCACATCTGGTTCATCCGCTTCTATATGAGACGCTTTCCCAGGCAGATGATCCGCATACCTTGCGTCCCCATGACATTAGGAGCTTGCTAGAGTAGCTCACCACTACTGTGATCAATAATTCCTGAATGGTACCAACCCCGGGATTTATCTGTAGCATCAATCCAAAATCGGATGATTCTGATGCGAGTATTAAACCCCCACATCCTACAAAAATATGCATCCCGGGTGATCAATCCAGCTTTGGTATCCATATCTAGTATTTTTAGGGACTAAAACCCTTGTTATATCAGAGTTTAAAGAGAGATTAAAAAATAGGTGAAAAAAAGTTAGTGAAAGTAGTTGACATTAAAAGATAGGTTCGATATATTGAATAAGTGCCAAAGAGAGAGCGCCAAAGAGCGGACTCGGAGGGACTACCGAACCTTGAAAATATTATAGTTTGAAAGCCAGTATACAACAGGAAATAGCGTCAGTAAAGAAAATAACCTGACCGTGGTTGTAAAAATTGGTCAAGAGAGCTAAAAAACAAACTTACCAAAACGGAGAGTTTGATCCTGGCTCAGGATGAACGCTGGCGGTATGCTTAACACATGCAAGTCGAACGAAGTTCTTAGGAACTTAGTGGCGGACGGGTGAGTAACGCGTGAGAATTTGGCTTTAGGTCGGGGACAACCACTGGAAACGGTGGCTAATACCGGATATGCCGAGAGGTGAAAGATTTATTGCCTGAAGATAAGCTCGCGTCTGATTAGCTAGTTGGTGGGGTAAGAGCCTACCAAGGCGACGATCAGTAGCTGGTCTGAGAGGATGATCAGCCACACTGGGACTGAGACACGGCCCAGACTCCTACGGGAGGCAGCAGTGGGGAATTTTCCGCAATGGGCGAAAGCCTGACGGAGCAATACCGCGTGAGGGAGGAAGGCTCTTGGGTCGTAAACCTCTTTTCTCAGGGAAGAAAAAAATGACGGTACCTGAGGAATAAGCATCGGCTAACTCCGTGCCAGCAGCCGCGGTAATACGGAGGATGCAAGCGTTATCCGGAATGATTGGGCGTAAAGGGTCCGTAGGTGGTACTGTAAGTCTGCTGTTAAAGAGCAAGGCTCAACCTTGTAAAAGCAGTGGAAACTACAGAACTAGAGTGCGTTCGGGGCAGAAGGAATTCCTGGTGTAGCGGTGAAATGCGTAGATATCAGGAAGAACACCGGTGGCGAAAGCGTTCTGCTAGGCCGCAACTGACACTGAGGGACGAAAGCTAGGGGAGCGAATGGGATTAGATACCCCAGTAGTCCTAGCCGTAAACGATGGATACTAGGCGTGGCTTGTATCGACCCGAGCCGTGCCGGAGCTAACGCGTTAAGTATCCCGCCTGGGGAGTACGCACGCAAGTGTGAAACTCAAAGGAATTGACGGGGGCCCGCACAAGCGGTGGAGTATGTGGTTTAATTCGATGCAACGCGAAGAACCTTACCAAGACTTGACATGTCGCGAATTTCGGTGAAAGCTGAGAGTGCCTTCGGGAGCGCGAACACAGGTGGTGCATGGCTGTCGTCAGCTCGTGTCGTGAGATGTTGGGTTAAGTCCCGCAACGAGCGCAACCCTCGTTTTTAGTTGCCAGCATTAAGTTGGGCACTCTAAAGAGACTGCCGGTGACAAACCGGAGGAAGGTGAGGATGACGTCAAGTCAGCATGCCCCTTACGTTTTGGGCTACACACGTACTACAATGCTACGGACAAAGGGCAGCAAGCTAGCAATAGCAAGCAAATCTCATAAACCGTAGCTCAGTTCAGATCGAAGGCTGCAACTCGCCTTCGTGAAGGAGGAATCGCTAGTAATTGCAGGTCAGCATACTGCAGTGAATTCGTTCCCGGGCCTTGTACACACCGCCCGTCACACCATGGAAGTTGGTCACGCCCGAAGTCATTACCCCAACCTTTTGGAGGGGGATGCCTAAGGTAGGACTGGTGACTGGGGTGAAGTCGTAACAAGGTAGCCGTACCGGAAGGTGTGGCTGGATCACCTCCTTTTTAGGGAGACCTAATCCATTTAGAAATCGAACACATTCTGTTATTCTGTAATTAGATTCTGAATTGGTCTATCCTAGGTCGGTCGCTGTTCTTGAAGTATGGCTTCAAACTATAATTTGGTTCATGTAAGGGCTATTAGCTCAGGTGGTTAGAGCGCACCCCTGATAAGGGTGAGGTCCCTGGTTCGAGTCCAGGATAGCCCACATGAAATCAGTTAACAGTGAAAAGTGGTTAGTCAAAAGAAACTTATAACTGACTGATGGGAGTTTAGCTCAGTTGGTAGAGCGCCTGCTTTGCAAGCAGGATGTCAGCGGTTCGAGTCCGCTAACTTCCACATTGGAAAAAGTTCAGCAACTGTAGCTAGAGAGATAGTACAGACTGCTGGGTGAAGTTCCAGTCAGAACCTTGAAAACTGCATAGTAACGCGAAAAAAAGCAGGCAGACATAGACATTCGATGAGAATGAAAGTGAATGCAAGTCGAACCAATGGAAAAGTGGTCAAGCTAATAAGGGCTAATGGTGGATACCTAGGCACACAGAGGCGAAGAAGGACGTGGTTACCGACGAAATGCTCCGGGGAGTTGGAAGCAAACTATGAGCCGGAGATATCCGAATGGGGCAACCCTAAATACTACCTGCTGAATATATAGGCAGGAAAGAGCCAACCCAGCGAATTGAAACATCTTAGTAGCTGGAGGAAGAGAAATCAAACTAGAGATTCCCTCAGTAGTGGTGAGCGAAAGGGGAAGAGCCTAAACCAATTGGTTTACTGATTGGGGTAGTGGGACAGCGATATCGAATCTAGAGACTAGACGAAGCAGCTAAATACTGCACCAGAGAAGGTGAAAGTCCTGTAGTCGAAAGTTAAAGGATAGTAGCTGCATCCCGAGTAGCATGGGGCACGAGGAATCCCATGTGAATCAGCGAGGACCACCTCGTAAGGCTAAATACTACTGTGTGACCGATAGCGAACAAGTACCGCGAGGGAAAGGTGAAAAGAACCCCGGAAGGGGAGTGAAATAGAACATGAAACCATTAGCTTACAAGCAGTGGGAGTCCGATTAAACGGATGACCGCGTGCCTGTTGAAGAATGAGCCGGCGACTTATAGGCACTGGTAGGTTAAAGCGAGAATGCTGGAGCCAAAGGGAAACCGAGTCTGAAGAGGGCGATAATCAGTGTTTATAGACCCGAACCCTGGTGATCTAACCATGGTCAGGATGAAGCTTGGGTAACACCAAGTGGAGGTCCGAACCGACCGATGTTGAAAAATCGGCGGATGAACTGTGGTTAGGGGTGAAATGCCAATCGAACCAGGAGCTAGCTGGTTCTCCCCGAAATGTGTTTAGGCGCAGCGGTAATGATTAAATCTGGGGGGTAAAGCACTGTTTCGGTACGGGCTGGGAGACCGGTACCAAATCGAGACAAACTCAGAATACCCAGAGAACACATTGCCAGTGAGACAGTGGGGGATAAGCTTCATTGTCAAGAGGGAAACAGCCCAGACCACCAGCTAAGGTCCCCAAATCATCACTAAGTGATAAAGGAGGTGAGATTGCACAGACAACTAGGAGGTTTGCCTAGAAGCAGCCACCCTTGAAAGAGTGCGTAATAGCTCACTAGTCAAGCGATCTTGCGCCGAAAATGAACGGGGCTAAGTGATGTACCGAAGCTGTGGACTTAGATTTACTCTAAGTGGTAGGGGAGCGTTCCGTAGTAGGGAGAAGCAGTAGCGGCAAGCAGCTGTGGACGAAACGGAAGTGAGAATGTCGGCTTGAGTAGCGCAAACATTGGTGAGAATCCAATGCCCCGAAACCCTAAGGGTTCCAGAGCCAGGTTCGTCCACTCTGGGTTAGTCGGGTCCTAAGGCGAGGCCGAACGGCGTAGTCGATGGATACAGGGTCAATAATCCCTGACTATTATGTGGGAGCATTACTAGGGACGCATAAAAGATAGCCATACCCTGATTGGTTTGGGAGACCGTTACGACGGTCGAGTGGTGAAAGATAGTGCCAAGAAAAGCTAGGAATGCGATGAAAGCATAGTACCCGTACCCGAAACCGACACAGGTAGGGAGGTTGAGTATACCAAGGGGCGCGAGATAACTCTCTCTAAGGAACTCGGCAAAATGGCCCCGTAACTTCGGAAGAAGGGGTGCCCACTGATAAAGTGGGTCGCAGTGAAGAGATCCAGGCGACTGTTTACCAAAAACACAGGTCTCCGCAAACTCGTAAGAGGACGTATGGGGGCTGACGCCTGCCCAGTGCCGGAAGGTTAAGGAAGTCGGTCAGCGTAAGTGAAGCTGGCGACCGAAGCCCCGGTGAACGGCGGCCGTAACTATAACGGTCCTAAGGTAGCGAAATTCCTTGTCGGGTAAGTTCCGACCCGCACGAAAGGCGTAACGATCTGGATGGTGTCTCAGAGAGAGACTCGGCGAAATAGGAATGTCTGTGAAGATACGGACTGCCTGCACCTGGACAGAAAGACCCTATGAAGCTTTACTGTAGCCTGGAATTGTGTTCGGGCTTCGCTTGCGCAGGATAGGTGGGAAGTGATGAAGTATTCCTTGTGGGGAATATGGAGCTAACAGTGAGATACCACTCTGGCGAAGCTAGAATTCTAACTCATCTCCGTCAGCCGGAGAGAGGACAGTTTCAGGTGGGCAGTTTGACTGGGGCGGTCGCCTCCTAAAAGGTAACGGAGGCGCGCAAAGGTTCCCTCAGCACGCTTGGAAACCGTGCGGCGAGTGTAAAGGCATAAAGGGAGCTTGACTGCAAGACCTACAAGTCGAGCAGGTACGAAAGTAGGCCTTAGTGATCCGACGGCGCAGAGTGGAATGGCCGTCGCTCAACGGATAAAAGTTACTCTAGGGATAACAGGCTGATCTCCCCCAAGAGTCCACATCGACGGGGAGGTTTGGCACCTCGATGTCGGCTCATCGCAACCTGGGGCGGAAGTACGTCCCAAGGGTTGGGCTGTTCGCCCATTAAAGCGGTACGTGAGCTGGGTTCAGAACGTCGTGAGACAGTTCGGTCCATATCCGGTGCAGGCGTAAGAGCATTGAGAGGAGCCTTCCTTAGTACGAGAGGACCGGGAAGGACGCACCGCTGGTGTACCAGTTATCGTACCAACGGTAAACGCTGGGTAGCCAAGTGCGGAGCGGATAACCGCTGAAAGCATCTAAGTGGGAAGCCCACCTCAAGATGAGTGCTCTCACTACTATTAGTAGGTAAGGTCACGGGCAGAACACCCGTTCTTAGGCGGTAGGTGGAAGTGCAGTAATGTATGCAGCCGAGCCGTGCTAATAGACCGAGGGCTTAACCTCTTTTTTCATTTTTCGCGTTCCTTGCAGTCTTCAGGGTTTTGGGTTCTCAAATTTAAAACTCTTACAATTTTTCCTGGTGTTAATTGCGCGGTGGAACCACACTGATCCCTTCCCGAACTCAGAGGTGAAACGCTCCAGCGGCGACGATAGTTTGGGGGTAGCCCCAGGCCAAAATAGCTCTATGCCAGGTTCTATACTTCTTGAAGCCCCCTCAAAAGGGGGCTTCGTTTTTGGTATTTTTATGTTTAAAGATTTTTATGTTAACAAAATAATAAGCCCTAATTTTAGGTTAAGTATTTTCAATATTTAGTAAACCGCATTACCTTTATTTTTAATTTTACGCTCCCATTTAATAATTAATAAGGACTCCTTTATAAGGACTCCTTTATTTAGTAATTTATTTAACAACTCTTTTAGCTGTGATACTGGCTTAAATAATATCTAAGCCTAAGCCTAGTTTAAGCTGAACTAAGAATCTCCTCTCTAACGAGACGCTGACGCGAACCCCTTTAGGTAGGAGAGTGTCAATGATTTCTATCATACAATCAAGGTGCACACCAGATATATCATGAAAGGTTAGATACATGAAAAGTTAGATATGGGATCTACCGAAAGTAACTGTTAACAATGGTGTTGACAATTTTGGAAAATCAACCTTTAATCTGTAAACCAAAATTTTTTATTGATTCACCCAAACAAAATTGATAGTATTTGGGGGTGTTTTTATTTTTTAGCTTAAAATTCAATAGGTAATGGTTATAAAAAAATAGGAGGATTTGGAATTGCCGTGAGAATAATCATGTCAAACCCCTAGATTTATGTATGGGATTATTGTATCGGCTCAATAAGTAGGGGAGCAGAGAAAAATAAGGTAAGCAAGGGAGACACAATCTCATAAAATATGAGACATGACCCAAAGGCTGGATTCAAGTAAGAAGTTGGGAGAAGAGATACTGCAAAGCATCGAGCCAAAAGGAATTGCAGACCAATCAATGGGTCGGACAGTAGAAATATTACTGAACCTAATAGAGCAATTACAAACAGAAATCAAAGAAATAAGAGCGGAAGATCAACAGTTAAAAGATGAAAACAACCGGGTGAAAGGAGAACAAGGTCAGCCAGACATCAAAGGGAGCAAAAAATGATTGACCAACAATCACTCATCAGAGAAAGAGCGGAAAACCCCAAAAAAGCACAATAAAGGCAGTAAGAACGGGACTATTAACATAAAATAGAGAACAAATACTGGAATACCCCCAAGACAAACTACCAGCAGATGCAGAATTTAAAGGGTATCAAGAAGTAATCGTCCAAGACATCACCCTGGCAACAGACAATGTAATATAATGTAGTATTCAGTAAAGAGAATATTATTCAGCGTCAGAGGGGAAAACCTATTGAGCCGAACTTCCTTGCGGTGATAAAGGAGAATTCGGACCAGGAATCAAAACCTTAGTGATTAGCCTGTACTACGGGGGTAACATGACCCAAGGCAAATTATTAGAGTTTTTAGAAGATATTGGTATATCCATATCAGCCGGATATTTATCGAACCTACGGATTAAAAACCAAGCTGATTTTGAAAGGTAGAAAAGTGAAGTATATGCGTCGATTCTTGGATGATTTCTGGGATTACTATCGAGATTTACTCCCTTACAAAGATGCACCCAGTGAGCAAACGGCTGAAAGACTCCGGTCTGAGTTTTGGAAACTTTACGATACTAAAAGTAGTTATCAACAGTTGGATGAGCGAAAACAATTAATGCTCCTGAAAATTCCGGAGTTGTTATATGTTTTAGAGCATCCTGAATTGCCTTTGCACCATCGTCCGGCAGCTAACTCTGCCGGACGATGGTGCAGCGACGTAATATTAGTTATGCCACTCAAACTCTAGAAGGTACTCAGGCGTGGGAGACTTTTATGTCTCTTGTTCCTACTACTCGTAAGTTAGGTATCGGCTTTTTTGAGTATGTCCGTGAGCGCATTATTCACACTATAAAAATCCCGACTTTAGCGACTATTCTTCAATAGCAGTGTTCTTTTAATTCCTTTGGTTATTCATCGATGCCCCAATAACTCCTTCCCCGAAATATTGAGGACATACGGATTATTCTCCTGATTGTTGTCTTCTTTTTTGACTTACTCTCTTAAGAGAGAGTCTGTTTTTGGGCTGCTTAAGAATCTCCGTATCGTTACTCAGTAGAATATTAATAACCTGTTTATTACTCATTCCTGACACTAGATGAATTGTATGCAGGAAATTGTATTAATGAATAGAATTTATTGGCAACAGGAATTATTACTTAAAATAAGAGAATTCAATGATGATTTGAAATGTAACTTAGGAGATAATTTCTTGCAAAAGTTGTCCTCAAAATAAACCTATGTCAAATTTATGGATTCTTTATCTATAAATTATCTGCTTGAAAATCTGAAAAATCCTGACGCTATAGTCCGAGAACAAGCAACGCGAAGAATTTGGCGGCTCTGGTTTCAGCAAAAGGGAATATATGGACTAGAAAAAATTGATTATAGTCAACAGCTAATAGATG
It encodes the following:
- the nadC gene encoding carboxylating nicotinate-nucleotide diphosphorylase; its protein translation is MKGSVAVLPPFLVLDQLLQTWLVEDIGRGDRTTQSLLCQNATIGQAQWIAKAPGIIAGLPIAARVFQLLNDQVSFVAVSSEGAKCEPGQVVAKINGSLDALLMGERVALNLVMRLSGIATLTNIYVEKIADLPARFVDTRKTTPGLRILEKYATAVGGGINHRIGLDDAVMIKDNHIVAAGDIGEAITQIRSRIPYPLTIEVETESLEQVHSALEYQADIIMLDNMTVDIMAEAVQLIRQMDSRVKIEASGNVSLETIRGVAETGVDYISSSAPITQSRWLDLSMRMIPN